Proteins encoded within one genomic window of Oryza brachyantha chromosome 7, ObraRS2, whole genome shotgun sequence:
- the LOC102702864 gene encoding cytochrome P450 709B2-like, which translates to MGGSAWMVAAAVAAAVVSWVFNAVVVSLVWRPRAVARRLRAQGVGGPGYRFFSGSLGEIKRLRDEGAGLVLDVSSHDFVPIVQPHFRKWIPLYGKTFLYWFGARPTICLADVSMVRQVLSDRTGMYPKNLMNPYFARLLGKGLVLTDGEEWKRHRKVVHPAFNMDKLKMMTATMSDCAQSMMSEWESELRTKGDGVEIELSRRFEELTADVISHTAFGSSYLEGKQVFLAQRELQFLAFSTFLAIQIPGFNHLPTKKNLKTWSLDKKVRNMLMDIIKSRLANKDVEGYGNDLLGLMLEACAPDHEESQPQLSMDEIIDECKTFFFAGHDTTSHLLTWTMFLLSTHPEWQEKLREEVATECGDEVPTGDMLNKLKLVNMFLLETLRLYGPVALIQRRAGADLELSGIKVPEGTILSIPIATIHRSKEVWGMDANEFKPERFENGVSKAAKHPNALLSFSSGPRSCIGQNFAMIEAKAVIAMILQKFSFTLSPKYVHTPTDVITIRPKYGLPMILKSLKV; encoded by the exons ATGGGTGGTTCCGCGtggatggtggcggcggccgtggcggcggcggtggtgtcgTGGGTGTTCAACGCGGTGGTGGTGAGCCTTGTGTGGAggccccgcgccgtcgccaggcgCCTCCGCGCGCAGGGCGTCGGCGGGCCGGGGTACAGGTTCTTCTCCGGCAGCCTCGGCGAGATCAAGCGGCTCCGCGACGAGGGCGCCGGACTCGTGCTTGACGTCTCCTCCCATGACTTCGTCCCCATTGTGCAGCCACACTTCCGCAAATGGATTCCCCTCTACG GGAAGACATTCTTGTACTGGTTCGGGGCGCGGCCGACCATATGCTTAGCAGATGTGAGCATGGTGAGACAGGTGTTGTCAGATCGGACAGGGATGTACCCTAAGAACCTGATGAACCCATACTTTGCTCGCTTGCTCGGTAAGGGGCTTGTGCTCACCGACGGTGAAGAATGGAAGCGCCACCGTAAGGTGGTCCATCCGGCGTTTAACATGGACAAGCTCAAGATGATGACGGCGACCATGTCGGATTGTGCTCAGTCCATGATGTCTGAGTGGGAATCAGAGTTGAGGACAAAGGGTGATGGTGTGGAGATCGAGCTGAGCCGGCGGTTTGAGGAGCTCACCGCCGACGTCATCTCACACACAGCATTTGGGAGCAGCTACCTAGAAGGAAAGCAGGTCTTCCTCGCACAAAGAGAGCTTCAATTTCTTGCCTTCTCTACCTTCCTCGCCATCCAAATTCCAGGGTTCAATCACCTCCCGACCAAGAAGAATCTAAAGACATGGTCATTAGACAAGAAAGTGAGGAACATGCTCATGGACATCATCAAGAGTCGCCTTGCCAACAAGGATGTTGAAGGATACGGAAATGACCTACTTGGGCTAATGTTGGAGGCATGCGCACCAGACCACGAGGAGAGCCAGCCGCAATTGAGCATGGATGAAATCATCGACGAGTGTAAGACTTTCTTCTTCGCAGGGCATGACACCACCTCACACTTGCTCACATGGACCATGTTCTTGTTAAGCACACATCCGGAGTGGCAGGAAAAGCTTAGGGAGGAGGTGGCAACAGAGTGCGGCGATGAGGTGCCCACTGGTGATATGCTCAACAAGCTAAAGCTAGTCAACATGTTCCTTCTTGAGACCCTAAGGTTGTATGGCCCTGTCGCATTGATACAAAGGAGGGCTGGTGCGGACCTTGAGCTCAGTGGCATCAAGGTGCCCGAAGGCACCATTCTATCGATCCCGATCGCGACGATTCACCGTAGCAAGGAGGTGTGGGGCATGGATGCCAACGAGTTCAAACCAGAGAGGTTCGAGAATGGGGTGTCAAAGGCAGCGAAACATCCCAACGCATTGCTCTCCTTCTCAAGCGGGCCGAGGTCTTGTATTGGGCAGAACTTCGCCATGATCGAGGCCAAGGCTGTCATCGCCATGATCCTGCAAAAATTCTCCTTCACACTATCACCCAAGTACGTCCATACACCAACCGATGTGATCACGATACGTCCAAAGTATGGGCTCCCTATGATCCTCAAAAGCCTCAAAGTGTAG